agatcagagctctgtgtggagcactgaGGAAAAACATCTAgaatttgaaaatgcaaaaaaatctaaatattgagaaaagtttttttttttttttttctccatagaACATGAGCTTACTTACCGGTGATGCATGGCAaaagatgattaaaatgtaatgatttaaaatgtacttaaaaagtaaaacatttaacacGTTTTTGAGAAAAGTTGCTGGCTACCGGAAgtgtttttgcagatttttactaaaatgtcaTGGCCCccagaatatttaattttatgaatatCTGAACATGCAGCACTTAACAGTAAAGTTAAAAGCCTCTATTTAAAACGTATAATATATAACAGTGAGAACATGAGGAAAGTTTTAAGAAACTTAATCATGAAAGTGTGCTCTCATTAACGTTTTTGATATGTTATTATCATGGTATATGTCCAAATAATGGTAGTTCTTTATAGCACTCTCTTACCTAAAGTATGCAAtcttgtatacattttttttagagatttttactattttgttttttctgtaggGGACTACCTAGTCACCATAGAGGAGAAGAACAAGGCCACTTACCTCCGGGCCTACACTAACTGGAGGTACCAGGCTGCCGAGAAGACTCGCGTCGGGGTGCGTCTGTTGGGTCACCTCCTGCGGGGCTCGTCCTTCCGCGGGACTCCTAAAGAGCAGATGGAGATTATTGAGATCCCTCTGTTTGAGCCGCCGCTGTGTATGGCATGCTGCGGTCTTACCGGTGAGAAAACCTGAGcgctgaaaacacaaacacaactgcaaaaaaaattacattatatgcACTCTCTGTTTTGGTGTTGTTGCATTCTAGTCCATAGTTTCCTGTGGTgagtgaatataaatatttcaaggGAAAATTTGCACACGAGCAAAGTGCTTTATCTGCGAAATGCTGATGATCTGGAAGCAATTAAGTGGTCATGtatttaaacatcatttataGTGTTCAATATCGTGACTGTGATATTCCAGTGTAATATGTTTATCTTACATTACTGTTAGagatggaaaaatattttaatgttttaaaaagtatctTCTGGTCAcaaaggctgaatttatttgatcacaattcattaaaaaattaaaaaatttccattATTTGAAACCACTTTTGATTGGTGCTGTCAAatgtatctaaaataaaagttttatatatatattagtaaatgtaacatttaaactaGTTCTGAgcaatgattaatcgtgattaatcacatcaaaaatatttttttttgtgtaaataatataaatgtgtattgtCGTACGTATAAAAATacgtatgtatatttttaagacaaatatgttatgtttatatattatttatcctTTGACAGTTTtgcttttgatcagtttaattcttactgaataaaactattaatttccTTAGTCTTTTGCATTTCTGAATGGTAACTtatctgtaaaaatgtacaaaattatgAAACATCATGAAATGTGTGCTTGTCTAATTTTGGCTTGAGAGACTCAAAAGCACAGTCAGAAGGTGAGACACCCTGGATGATCGTTGGAGTTTTTTTGATGGTTGTGGATGTtctaaatcatgtttttgttgctgGAGTTTTGCTAGGTTGTTTTAGGCGGTGTGTTTTTTGCCAATGTCAAAAAAAGCCCACTCATAAGTCTCTACgatgtttcatatatatatatataacatgacaACACCTGAATTTAATAGGATGTCCTTCAAACTCTCACCAGTGTTTACGTTTGTCAGGAAACAGACCTTTCAATGGTTTACTTTTAGTTCATTCTTCACACTGAGctaaaaaatagaaacataaaatgcacACTTCACTCCATAATTCTCACATCGTAATTGAGTCCTCCTGTGATACTTTGGCAGGTGATCTTCTAGTGGGCTGTGCAAAGAGTTTGGTGGTCTTCAGTCTGAAGCGTCAGACACTGAGCGAGCAGCTCTCTGTGCTGGACTTCGAAAGGGTGCTGATTCTTCACATCCAGGGCTGGAGCCCGACTCAGGTGGCCTTCTGTGGTGAATACATAGCCCTTCAAACAGAGCTGGAGGTCCTGGTGGTGAAGCTCAGCCTGAAGAAGAGCAGCCAGGTTGAGGAGGAGCACACGCTGCTGCCTGAAGATTTCATGACTGAAACCAGCCTAGATGAAGATGCAGGTATTTGTAACAAAAAGAGTCAAGATGCAGGCTTGATGAGTACTACTATAACTGGTAGAAATTTTGGAATAACATCATATGGTTACATGCtcatgtgaaaaaaaaccccGTATCATCCACATGCTTTTTTAACACtgtgcttttaaaacaaacacaatctattgtaatataacacatataacagtatattggatgtcggcagctcttaaagtgacagcagtttAATATCTCTCCTGTTCAtgtaaaaggaatagttcactttcaaattaaaatgtgaagttTATTACCCCAAGGGCATCTAAGGTGtaggtgtctttttttcttcatcagatcatatatatatatatatatatatatatatatatatatatatatatatatatatatatggcctaATCCATGCTTAGAATAAGCCCTATCTTTGAATCAGGacctaataattattatttaagataGATATTGACAATGGTGTGAAATTTATATGCTATCAAAAGTTCataaaaatcttattaaaagtaagtatattgttatatatcattattgtaaaataaaacgaCTCATAACGTAATATAAGATTTTGGTCATATTGCTCACTCCTATgcaatggttttaaaaaaattacactgtgCACAGTTGTAtaccatgtatatatatatatttcttagaaatgacaaaagacgGATTCAGCCCACTCCATGAGCAAGAGGACTTCTTTCTGTTCCCAAAGCATCAGGAGATGTTGGGTAATGAAGCTCAGGAGTGTGGTGTTTCTATTGTTCTGGAGTGGACTGGTATGGAGGACCAGAGCCGAGGGGATATGAGCGTGGCCTATGTCTTATTCAGGTATAGTGAACAGCTATAGAAAATCAGCTGCTTTTTGAATGTGCCGTGTTTGTTTGTCAGACATCATCTCTCTAATTTTCCCCTGTCTAGGAGGTTTGCGCCTGATTTCTTTCAAGGCTGCAGCGTCGAGGAGACGCACTTGCATTCGCTGCAGCTCCACCCTATGTTTACTAGTAAGTGAACACCGTGAGTGCTACACGTGCTCACCCAAACCCTTCTGTTTTGGACTGAATGGTTTTCTGCTGCTGTCTGAACAGGTAATCAGGAAGAAGCCTCCATCTCCAAAGGTGGGGAACCTacttgtatgtttgtttttttctctttgccGAACACTGGCTACATGTACAGCTTGAAGGACTCAGTGGAGCTAGTGTCCACCTACCAGTACCCAGAAAAGGCCCATCAGGCTGTGCTCAGTGACCAGTTCCTCTACGTCATCACCAGGTGAGACCAAGGTTATTTTCATAAACGACAACTACAACTAAGACGAAAACGACTTAATTGGAACTaaactataaaaactaaataaaattgttttttccaaattaaaaactaactaacaaaattattaatgaaattaataaaaagtaaattcaattttatagaaaatttgaaaacaatattaaaataacacaaattttaaaattcaaaactataataaccttgggtgggacacacacacaggacttCCTGAAATATTAACTGTTAAAGTTAAGGATGCACGAAATCTATAGAATaggcaattatttaaaaactgcatttaaactaTGTCTATTCTCTAGTTTGTGTCGCTtctatttcttcttttgtgtttatatacacataatatatctgtactgtgtatatttattttgtaagcaaaaacctttattttggatgtgattaatcacgattaattattCGAcagcactgaaataaatgtattaatagagctgtggttattattgttgtcattatttttattatattgcttattttatttttaaaaatgcacaaaaacattactGAGCATCTGACGATAGTTTAATTGCAGATTTTCTTTAAACTTATGGTCAGTGCTGTTTGAACACATGCAACCTGCATTAGAAAACACAACattctgcagtttatttacaaatCGTCTGAGGAAATTTAGCAATTTTAGTCATCATACAATAACCAGCAACAcccatcttctttttttaacggGGACATGAGATGAAGCACGCTGTTGGTGCTTGTCTTTCTCACCGTTTTTAATGTTTGCTGCATTGGAGCTCTACTCCATTTGATCAGTTTTTGCTCATTTGGCCGAACACTGAAATAGTCTTCATTTTGACTGAACAAATGTTGacgtatttaaatatttgtactatGGTTGTGTTTGCTGTAGGAATGCTCTCCAGTGTTTTACTGTCAGATGTAGTGCAGTAGCGGCTCGGGTCCATGACCCATACATCGACACCACcatgaaggtaaaaaaaaacatgttcatgttcattattatatttaacagtatAGTGGACTACTTACTAAAACAGGAAAAGCtttctagtttttattttgtgggaGCAAAACATATAATGTGGTGCAGTATAATGATGATCGTGAGATGGCCAGGCTCATatcataaatgttaatgtaattttttttcctagaCATGATGTTTGGTTTAATGATGTAAATGAAAagattatttacaattataataaaaggcCTTTTACTTGCTAAAAATAACTTTCAATCAGACATAAGGCATGTACATGATTGTGTACAACAAAATTTAAATCACTTAGTTTACAATAATTCGTATCAAATATGATGCAATTAGGTTAAACCTTAAACTTCTTCTGCACTGCTTGTTCCACGAAACTGAATTATACATCATATGGCTAGTTACTTTACACCAGATTTTAAACTGCCAGATGATGAAATGTCCCAGAAACTTACTCTAAAAGagaattaattaacattttgacaATTAAATAGTGATTTAAATAAGATGTCCATTATTCCACATAAATTGGTAAATTTTGAAGAACTATTAGAATCAACCCTCCACAACACCCTTGAATCATAGCAGTGATTTTTGCACCTTCTGGAAATACTAATCGTCAATATCCTATCAGGCCTGTCCACCCATCACAATGGAGGTGTGCGCTCTGAGGATCCAACTCTTCATCGGTCTAAAGATTGTCTGCCAGGACGGAAATCATATCGTTCTCCTGACTGCTGCGGACGTGGACAGCAAAGAGGACACCGAGAGACCAGCCCGCAAAAACACGTATGTGTGTCCACTGCAGTTTATATGCTGAATTATAAAATTCTTGTTCCTCATACAATTTGACGTCTTGATTCTTTCGGTATGTCATTGCTGTTTGGTTTGTGAATGTATGGTAGTGTCCTGTGTAAATATGTGCTTTGTAAATGGCCTGTAACTCTTATTGTAGCGAATCGAGGGAACACAGAGCCCTGACAGGCATTTTAGTAGCTGTAGGTCTAGAGCCGTCCTCAACGCCAACACTGGAAAGCCTTCTGTCCAGGTCCTTCCTGTAAGTTAGCGAGTAGCATGATCCTAACAATGGAcctgtttgaaaataaaccccCCTAAAATTCCCCCTAACCCAATGTGAGCGTTACCTGCATGCGGTTATTTATAATTCATCCAGCATCTCAGTTTTGTTTAGAGATATTGTCATCGCAAGTGAGATGCACTTTTCACTCCAGGCTCAGGCTTCCTTGTTTAGAGATCACTTTAACGTATAACTGAATTTAACCAACTACAGCTAAACTAACCCCACAGCCCATTTTAGTCtagcattttaacaataattaatttttgcagaaacattttttttattgatatttgtgTAATGAAATTCTGATTCTGCTTATCAATTCCAATTCCTGTTAATTTCTAATTCCGATTCCAATCATGtggttaaataaaaatcaagtcaaACATTTAGGTATCAAGCATATAAATCGTTGTTTGTCGGCAAAATAGAGCTGCACAAAATaattgataaattaaataaatttagactttttttttttattatgttccTAATATTAATAAGTTACTTATTAGAATAAGTTCCTAATATTGTTTTGCGAGTCTCCTACAAtaatacatgcatgcaaggtgaCAAAATGCTTtagttttctcaaaatatgcatttaagatTCTTTCCGTTGCGTCTAATACAGAACTGCGTACGTAATGTTTGTACACTCGATACTGTCCAAAATGGTGCTTTTAtgtgtttggaacgacatgggtaAGAGATTAATAACAACATGTTCATTTTGAggtgaagtaaccctttaagtatGATTCTGGAATTGGAATTGATTTTCGATCCCCAACCTACTAATTGGTTTTTGATTCCCTCCCTATTACACACGTAGAACAGTGACTAAAGACTAAAGGTGCGATCATATTtgcaaaatgttgaaattttgtGTTATAAAAGGTAAATAGTGTAGTGTTATGTGAAACACAGCTTACACTTTCTGCTGCTTTGAAATTTGCACAACCAGTGTGTACCATTAAAAACAAGtatataaaatctgttttggaaatcttttaaatgaaacttcaaataaaaaaatgcctgGGTTTCGATCATGGAAATTCAGCGAACCACAGCAAATGTGGCTGCACCTTAACTCAAGGAAACACAAACAGTAACAATGCATTCGTGCATCTGTGATCCGTGACTATTGTGACGTTCTTCCCTGTTTCTCAGATCCAGGAAGAGCTCTGTCTGTAAACCAACAGAGCCAGCTGACAGCGGTCACGGCTGGAACCTCTACGTCATCACGTCTGTTTCCACGCTGCAGCTCTACAGAGAAATAGTACTGTGTCTTCAGCTGTCATATCGAGACCATTTTATTCAGCTATCACTAAGATGAGACTATCGTAGAAGTCCTGTGTTTAATTCCGGCCAAGAGTTGCCCACATAGACAGGAAAAGACTCTAAAAAGCGTCAGACAGTGCTGGGTAGTAACTTATATTTGTAAACagattgtattacattttaaaattctcaTAATCAGataacagttacatttttacagattaCATATAATTCacataacagtaaataaataaagtcaacaacaacaacatgacGAAATGTATCCttaaaccttttttatataAGGTATTAGGATCACATTTCTTATGTGACTTTCATAAGAGAACAGTTCTGAAAGGAACAGTAAAACTGGCCGTTAGATATTCAATTcttaattgttttgattttattatttgatttatgttCTTTGCTATTGCTTGAGCGTTAGAACAGTCATGTTTTCCACATGCTGCCTCAGGTGGAGTACAGTAAGCGATACGAGCAGTCGAGCCCGTCATCTCAGAGCTGCATTCACCTGCTGAGCGAGGGTCACCTGCTGTTGCGGGCCGCACTGCTAGCGCAGGACTGTGAGTCTGCGGAGAGAGCGCAGCTGCAGGAGGCCTTCCAGGAGAGCTGCGCTCACTTAGGAGACTGCTTCAGCAGGTCAGATGCGTCTCATGTTCATGTGATGATCAGTAACTGCAAGTTTCATTCTTGGATGTCATGTCTTCTCTGCAGGTTTGATAAGAAGGACTGTCATTTGGCTCTTCCGTACTATAAGATGTCTGGCCTCACTGTGACTGAAGTTATCAAGAGGAATATGTCCATGAACAGCAGCTCAGATGGTTATGGCAAAGGATTTATCTTCTTTCTGAAGCACTCGCTCTATGAGGAAACCATGGAGGAGCTTAGCAAGGTACCAATAGAAACGTCAGTGCCTCACAGATTGACATTTCAGATATAGTGGTCAACCAATATGAGGTCTATTCAGGGTCAGAAATTAAAGGATTACTTTACCCAAATAAGATGACTTCGGGGGAGGGTAAAATATGGGTGGACTTACTTTTGGTGGACTATTACTTTTAACAAAGACTTGGaaccaaaatgaacaaaaatgccCCATATGGTAAAGCCAAAAGGGCAAAAAATGCCCCATGCATAATTAAACAATGTATTAAGACTTTTTCGATTTaaaaggaaatgtgaaaatgaaataaatatcaatttGTAGGTTTACATTTAGATTTGCGCACACTATTgatattttgttcagttttgtgcacttttttgaaatgttaacaatgaaactctgaaaaaggaaaaaaaagagaaatctgtCATCTTAATGCAATGTCcagataatattttaattctctGCTTtatgtataacattttaattaaaactgcaaataaattatataatatcacACAATATTTCTCTCATAGTGTTAATGGGCCACTGTacacaaaatgttttggtaAGGAAGTCTCTCACAAAGATTTAAAAGGTTTGAAAACCCATAGTGTGATATAAAAGAGGAGCTGCGAGGAGTCCAAATTATTTCTCTCAACATAATGCCACAGATAGTGTTGATTTGATCTTAAAGTTACAGTCATACTATACTTCCTGATTAGTCTGTTTAATTATAGCTAATTAGATTTATAATTATAGATAATTATAACAGTTGTATGAGTTGTCCTGTGTTGCGTTTGTGTTATAGGACATGGCTGATAAAGTCCTGGAAATCTTCAGCGTGGCTGAACCCGCTCAGCTGCCTCATGTGGTGAGCAGTCCGTCCATGCTGAGCGCTGATCCTGACCACGCTGTGACACACCTGAGACAACTGGAGTCCCGCGGCGCCCAGTCCATCACCCTATCCCTGTGTATGGCCTCCCTGGCCCTGCGCAAGGGTGACCTGCACAGCTACAGGCAGCAGATGGACCGCCACGCTGAGGTCTGTCATCAGGAACATCTACAGAAACATATCTAAACTAGGGCTTCATTTCACCCTCcaaatattatacaaacacCGCAACCAAGATGAGATGATTACGAATAATTATGAGgacttttttgtttgtcactagtgtcaaaggttttgtttacataataaatatgcacacttttattttagatgcgattaatcatgtgCTAGCTCTATTTGTTACTATACCGATGTCTTTAGAAAATTACTTGTGGAAAGTTTTGGTCATACGACCCACTCATAATAAGGTTAAATAATCGTGCTTACAGTACTGACCAGAATAACATGGATTATGATTTTTGCCTAAATCGAGCAGTTGTAATCTGAATGACTGATAGCATGTCTATTCTCTGCCGTTTTTCCAGATGCTGCAGGTGTACGGCTTCATAGAGGAGCCCAAGCTGCTGCTGCACGGCCGAGGGAAGGCCGTGCTGCCCACCATACTGGCCCAGCATCTGTGCCACACACAGGACGGGTTGCTGGTTGCGGCGGTCGTGGCGCTGCACGAGAACAGCAAGATCAGGCTGGATGAGGCCGATCTCTTCTTCCAGGTGTGTTGAAAAGTAGTgaagtaaatttaaaaagtaccTGTAGTGTATCTGTAGATTTTACTTTACTATACTCCAAAGCATAGTGGCATACTTTTACTgcactatattttattatagtgcATATAGAACATTAAATATGTAGTAcattcggtaacactttagaatagagaACTAATTAACTACTAAATACGACTTttcccctcaataaattcctaatttgctgcttatgaatagtttttaagtttaggtattaggtTAGGTATTGTGAGAAGAAAATTCAGAGGAAAAACTTGGAATGACTATTTctgctgtgctttttttgtttacgtattttttactttgtgtttatGTGACTCCATGAAGATTGCCTTATTGCCTGACgtggcaataaaataaataactactaCTCTCTCTCAGGAGCTGTGTAAGGATGGTGTGGAAGCTGACAGCAGTCCTCAGTTACTGGTAGATTTCTGGGAGGCTCTTTTAGTAGCGTCCTCTCATGAATCTATTATCCAGGAGCTGTTGTTTCGTCTCACGTCTGTCTATATTGACCGCATCACACGCAGAGATCACTCCGGTGTCAAAGCCCTCAAAACAGCGGAGGATCTGGTGAGTGAGATAATGCACCTGTAAGATAAGCAGGTGTTAAGAGTGGTTagttacacattttatatatgtatgtatatatatatatatatatatatatatatatatatatatatatatatatatatatatatatatgtatgtatatatgtatatgtgtgtgtgtgtgtgtgtgtgtgtgtgtgtgtatataatacacACGTTTATGTGTAGTTGTAAGTGTACATCTATTTTTTTGCGTTTCTAGGGTGCTATTGCTTTTCAAGTTGTCAGctgatttatatttgtttaaaatgaactaaacaaTCAGATTTAATCCTGTTTAATTACACGTGACATTCAAAAATGTCCAAATCTCCAATAATCTCATAAAATCAcataaagtatgttttaaatatttgtaactaAATGCTATGAATTAAGGCCACTGATGCTAATACTGATGCCTCTATCAATTGGTTTCCTTTTTCTGGAGTAAAATGAGTGATTCAGTGTTACAGCATAATTAAAAGTTGCAAATGCAAGTTAAAAAGCCCTGAAAATCTGTTGCtgatttttctgcattgtttatGTGAAAATTGTCTGGACCCAATAATAGTACACATCTCCTAAGTAAGACATGATTTGAAGACAAATGGTATAGGACACTGCTGTTTAGTTCccaaagtaaaaatacagtttaaacaaggttttcaaatgaatatgaaaaaataatagttattttagcCTAAGCAAATGTAgctaaaaacattataaaaactgTCAAATGTTTAGACAAATGAAAcatatcaaatgttttttcttgccCAGATAAACTCCTGCTCTCATTATGGGATGTTGTATCCGTGGGTGAGCATCCTGACTCCTGTCCAGTTCAACATCACATATGACCACCAGGAGGACCTGCACAAACTTCAGGTGTGTACTGAtagatctctctctttctggcaAGCAATATCATTGAATGATGCAAACGAATATCAAGGACCTCTAGGAAGTGAAGTGAAAGGCTGAATTTCTGGACACACTGCTTAAAAAAGGACAGTcactaaaaaaatgacaaatcttTCCTCATTGGAAAGTCGATTTCTTATGTGGATCGCAgtaaaagatattttgtttaCTGCTGGTGTTCAGATAAAGGTGTTAAGTTATTGCATGTATAACTCTCCGCTCTCTGTGTGCAGTCTCTGCTGTGTGGCCCAACGCTGGAGGTCTTGTCTATCCTGCCTCTGCTGGAGCAGCTGTCCGATTCTGACAGCACCGGTCTCAGTGTGCACGTGCTCTGTGCCACCAAACTGGGCCAACACGAGACGTCCATCCACAGACTGCTAGACCGATGCCCGGAAGCCATCATCTCCTACGCCAACCACGAGCTACAGAATGACAAGCTGGTAACGGTCTTCACTGCTCTCGAGATGAGGCCCAAAAACAAGCAACCATTGaatcaatgttaaaaatggtCGAATTGTACTAGGGCTGCAACAGCTAATCAATAAAActgattgttattgttattgaaaATCATAAACGATTCTTGTTATCGGTTAGCTGGGTCTGCCCACAGTGCACGTTCAACTTCCAACTTCGTCTTGTAAAATTAATGTAACCGCACTGAATAACACATTTCTATGGAGAAAATTAAGGATGCACAATATTATCTTAGTGATAGTGGAATTGGCCGATAAGggctttaaatttaaatatcgGCATCGACCCGATTTGAAAAATTGTTATTCCGATATGATTAGCTGATAAGAGGAATACATTAACTCACATGTGATCAGGGTGATAGTGATTAGATCATGTGGATTATTCTTGAAGCAATGTTTTGCCTGAAAAATGATTACATTGACTTGGATCGCTGCATTTAATCTGTAAAGGAATCTGTACAGTATGATGCATTCGGTATACGAGAGAGTCAACAGTAATAGCACGTGCAGCGGCACACTCACCCGGGTCCAAATGTCGGTTCGATAAGGAGTTCTAATACGGTAGAAGGTGCTGTTGGCctatttctaattaaattaaaagtaattctgattaaataaagcagtaatcgaagtcattaaataataagaagttttttttaatttgaaggtCAGAAGCTATAGCTTTCaatgaaaaaatgacaaacatgacacttgaattaatacatttaaaattatttaacatttacatgttttgtaacatatttttttacaacttttttgcTTACAGCTAGAAATGTTAAACCTAATGTAAGGTTTATATCTGCATCTTTCTGGTGGAAAATATAGCGATTtgatatattgtttatttaagtaCTGTCAAAAAAACCTTCActattgattatttaaatttaacaaataagttattataaacaaataaaaaagaaattctgcACAGGAGAGACTTGGTgttgtttccaaataaaaggaaatatatcGGTAACAGCGTATAGTTGTCTGAATATAACTATAAGATGCTTAATAGCCACCGTTTACAGAAGAAATTACAGTAAACATCACTGTGATCAAAAATGGGTAAGCACTGAGTTTGTGTATGTATTCatctttattaactttattattacCTTCATTTTCGACAAAAAGATTTTGGGGCTATATACAGTgcttaacaaataaaaaaaaactattgtattTAAGGTTTCTAACAAATAATGTAAGCTTTGTGCCTCTGCTGctctaaaatactaaaataatttattagctATCTGTTAGTCTTCCAATATGCGTAagccttttttttcaaattttttaaagGCACCATTATTGTGTTCAGTATTCACTTTAGTTGGGCCTTTGTACTTAAGTTTTCATTGTTACTTGTAACAATGTGCTGAAATACATTTGTTGAGGCAATGAAAACTAAGAACCACTGAGATCAGGTGATGGTGAGCGTAATCATTGagaagttatttaaataattgcttaCAGGTAGCCTTATTGCTTGCGATATATTGGTAAAATGGTTAGATAAGAATTAGCTTTCCCATGATAATAACGGTAAGCCTAGTTGTTGACACATTTCTGTAGTGATACAATCAGTTTTTTGTCAGGGCTCTGAATACAGTAAGTATACTGCAGTTGCATATGTGCGATACAGTTTTTGCAGTTTGAACCTGTTGTCCAACAAACATCATTTATTGACAGTTGAtgttgaaatgtattaatattggCTTTTTCCCACATTCATTTAATAGCATAGTTGTGACCAGACATGGCTTCATATGACAGTATTATGTACAATGATGAAAGCTATGTCAataagtattataaatatactttccttataaataatacacaagaTAGCTTGAAGCACagataaagcatatattttgtatgtttattgttGTTAGGTTTCATCAGTTAAAATTCCTTCATCTcccttgtgtgttttttaagcaATAACTGGATACCTTTATCCATATTAGGCCCTGCATACTATCATTCGTAAATTCTATGagatattagtcatttttaggGTAAATAGGGAAGA
This window of the Puntigrus tetrazona isolate hp1 chromosome 22, ASM1883169v1, whole genome shotgun sequence genome carries:
- the hps3 gene encoding Hermansky-Pudlak syndrome 3 protein isoform X2, coding for MVHVYNCHPFASQHIVPAEQEPVLVCCGGGALFVVGAGGCKVEAYNLQQEGCPLICRFSCMGSVLSIRHSAVGDYLVTIEEKNKATYLRAYTNWRYQAAEKTRVGVRLLGHLLRGSSFRGTPKEQMEIIEIPLFEPPLCMACCGLTGDLLVGCAKSLVVFSLKRQTLSEQLSVLDFERVLILHIQGWSPTQVAFCGEYIALQTELEVLVVKLSLKKSSQVEEEHTLLPEDFMTETSLDEDAEMTKDGFSPLHEQEDFFLFPKHQEMLGNEAQECGVSIVLEWTGMEDQSRGDMSVAYVLFRRFAPDFFQGCSVEETHLHSLQLHPMFTSNQEEASISKGGEPTCMFVFFSLPNTGYMYSLKDSVELVSTYQYPEKAHQAVLSDQFLYVITRNALQCFTVRCSAVAARVHDPYIDTTMKACPPITMEVCALRIQLFIGLKIVCQDGNHIVLLTAADVDSKEDTERPARKNTSRKSSVCKPTEPADSGHGWNLYVITSVSTLQLYREIVEYSKRYEQSSPSSQSCIHLLSEGHLLLRAALLAQDCESAERAQLQEAFQESCAHLGDCFSRFDKKDCHLALPYYKMSGLTVTEVIKRNMSMNSSSDGYGKGFIFFLKHSLYEETMEELSKDMADKVLEIFSVAEPAQLPHVVSSPSMLSADPDHAVTHLRQLESRGAQSITLSLCMASLALRKGDLHSYRQQMDRHAEMLQVYGFIEEPKLLLHGRGKAVLPTILAQHLCHTQDGLLVAAVVALHENSKIRLDEADLFFQELCKDGVEADSSPQLLVDFWEALLVASSHESIIQELLFRLTSVYIDRITRRDHSGVKALKTAEDLINSCSHYGMLYPWVSILTPVQFNITYDHQEDLHKLQSLLCGPTLEVLSILPLLEQLSDSDSTGLSVHVLCATKLGQHETSIHRLLDRCPEAIISYANHELQNDKLSLWWQKLFPEVCDRIRTTGNDNTVLLSALKETLAVAAKELNPLEFLDLLPDDGTAHFFLPHLLECSQ
- the hps3 gene encoding Hermansky-Pudlak syndrome 3 protein isoform X1 → MVHVYNCHPFASQHIVPAEQEPVLVCCGGGALFVVGAGGCKVEAYNLQQEGCPLICRFSCMGSVLSIRHSAVGDYLVTIEEKNKATYLRAYTNWRYQAAEKTRVGVRLLGHLLRGSSFRGTPKEQMEIIEIPLFEPPLCMACCGLTGDLLVGCAKSLVVFSLKRQTLSEQLSVLDFERVLILHIQGWSPTQVAFCGEYIALQTELEVLVVKLSLKKSSQVEEEHTLLPEDFMTETSLDEDAEMTKDGFSPLHEQEDFFLFPKHQEMLGNEAQECGVSIVLEWTGMEDQSRGDMSVAYVLFRRFAPDFFQGCSVEETHLHSLQLHPMFTSNQEEASISKGGEPTCMFVFFSLPNTGYMYSLKDSVELVSTYQYPEKAHQAVLSDQFLYVITRNALQCFTVRCSAVAARVHDPYIDTTMKACPPITMEVCALRIQLFIGLKIVCQDGNHIVLLTAADVDSKEDTERPARKNTESREHRALTGILVAVGLEPSSTPTLESLLSRSFLSRKSSVCKPTEPADSGHGWNLYVITSVSTLQLYREIVEYSKRYEQSSPSSQSCIHLLSEGHLLLRAALLAQDCESAERAQLQEAFQESCAHLGDCFSRFDKKDCHLALPYYKMSGLTVTEVIKRNMSMNSSSDGYGKGFIFFLKHSLYEETMEELSKDMADKVLEIFSVAEPAQLPHVVSSPSMLSADPDHAVTHLRQLESRGAQSITLSLCMASLALRKGDLHSYRQQMDRHAEMLQVYGFIEEPKLLLHGRGKAVLPTILAQHLCHTQDGLLVAAVVALHENSKIRLDEADLFFQELCKDGVEADSSPQLLVDFWEALLVASSHESIIQELLFRLTSVYIDRITRRDHSGVKALKTAEDLINSCSHYGMLYPWVSILTPVQFNITYDHQEDLHKLQSLLCGPTLEVLSILPLLEQLSDSDSTGLSVHVLCATKLGQHETSIHRLLDRCPEAIISYANHELQNDKLSLWWQKLFPEVCDRIRTTGNDNTVLLSALKETLAVAAKELNPLEFLDLLPDDGTAHFFLPHLLECSQ